The following nucleotide sequence is from Dyella sp. BiH032.
ATACCGCCACCGCGGATGTCGACAAGTCCCCTGCCCGGCTGTTGCCGATCGTGCGCTTCCGCGCAGTCTTCGAAAGCACGCCGCTGCTGCACCGCGTCTCCGGCCATGCTTTCGACGCCTCGCTCGCCGTTCCCTACCGGCCTTTGGCGGGCGATCTGGCGGTCGCACTGGGCCTGGACCGGGAGCATTCGATCGCCACCGTCAACCGCGGCCAGCTCGATGCCTGGGGCATGGATTTCGAGACCGCCCTGGTGCAGGCGATCGCCAACCTCCGTGAGCGCAGCACCGGCGCATTCGAGGCGGTGGGCAACGTCCTGGTTTCGCCATGGCGGGACACCTACGACGCCTCGCGTCTCCTGCTGGAGGACCTGCTCTACCGGTTGCCGCTCAAGGGCGACCCGGTGATCGCACTGCCATCGCGCGACGTCCTGCTGGTGACCGGCAGCAAGGATGAACGCGGCCTGGCCGAACTGGCGCGCATGACGATGGCGGTGCTCCACGACGAGACCCGTCCGCTTTCGGAACAGCCGCTGGTGCTGCGGGATGGGCAATGGCTGACTTTCGAGAGCGCGGAGCCTTGTCCCGACGAGCCGCTGGAAGCCAGGTATCGGCGCGTGCTGGGCTTTCACCAGGATCAGAAGGAGATGCTGGACAAGGTTCACGAGCGCGACGGCATCGATCTGTTCGTCGCCAGCTACCGCGTCTATCGCGACGAGGCGAGCGGCCGGTTCACCAGTTCGGCACAATGGACGCGTGGCGTCGCCACGCTATTGCCA
It contains:
- a CDS encoding DUF1444 family protein, producing MGILDLFRRQLTPERFAAQVSRQLARTRPGWRGDYDQALFCLHVSDAAGSRGMIHLYNAHADACRQPPSRRAQVIERYLSAFLDTATADVDKSPARLLPIVRFRAVFESTPLLHRVSGHAFDASLAVPYRPLAGDLAVALGLDREHSIATVNRGQLDAWGMDFETALVQAIANLRERSTGAFEAVGNVLVSPWRDTYDASRLLLEDLLYRLPLKGDPVIALPSRDVLLVTGSKDERGLAELARMTMAVLHDETRPLSEQPLVLRDGQWLTFESAEPCPDEPLEARYRRVLGFHQDQKEMLDKVHERDGIDLFVASYRVYRDEASGRFTSSAQWTRGVATLLPRAEQLWLHCDRDGELLVVPWADAEMVLGGFQAQPELYPERFLVTDFPTDEQLRRLRAYASKVWTVPRETK